One part of the Haemophilus parainfluenzae genome encodes these proteins:
- a CDS encoding zf-HC2 domain-containing protein, giving the protein MKCRQATRLISDAQERPLMTKEKIGLNLHLSICTHCRKFQRNCGTLRKLMLDFKG; this is encoded by the coding sequence ATGAAATGTCGCCAAGCGACTCGACTCATTTCAGATGCGCAGGAACGCCCATTAATGACCAAAGAAAAAATTGGGCTCAATTTGCATCTTTCCATTTGTACACATTGTCGTAAATTTCAACGAAATTGTGGCACATTGAGAAAATTAATGCTGGATTTCAAAGGATAA
- the cysS gene encoding cysteine--tRNA ligase: protein MLKIFNTLTREKEVFKPIHEGKVGMYVCGVTVYDLCHIGHGRTFVCFDVIARYLRSLGYDLTYVRNITDVDDKIIKRALENKETCDQLVDRMVQEMYKDFDALNVLRPDFEPRATHHIPEIIEIVEKLIARGHAYVADNGDVMFDVESFKEYGKLSRQDLDQLQAGARIEINEIKKNPMDFVLWKMSKENEPSWPSPWGAGRPGWHIECSAMNCKQLGEHFDIHGGGSDLMFPHHENEIAQSCCAHGGQYVNYWIHSGMIMVDKEKMSKSLGNFFTIRDVLNHYNAEAVRYFLLTAHYRSQLNYSEENLNLAQGALERLYTALRGTDQSAVAFGGENFVEAFREAMDDDFNTPNALSVLFEMAREINKLKTEDAEKANSLAARLRELAGILGLLQQDPEKFLQAGSDDDEVAKIEALIKQRNEARAAKDWAAADAARNELTAMGIVLEDGANGTTWRKQ from the coding sequence ATGTTAAAGATCTTTAATACCCTCACTCGTGAAAAAGAAGTGTTCAAACCTATCCATGAAGGAAAAGTGGGTATGTATGTGTGCGGCGTGACCGTTTACGATTTATGCCATATTGGCCACGGCCGTACCTTTGTATGTTTTGATGTGATTGCTCGCTATTTACGCTCTTTAGGCTACGATTTAACTTATGTGCGTAATATCACGGATGTGGACGATAAAATCATTAAACGTGCATTAGAAAACAAAGAAACCTGCGATCAACTTGTGGATCGTATGGTACAAGAAATGTATAAAGATTTTGATGCGTTAAACGTATTACGCCCTGATTTTGAGCCTCGTGCGACGCATCATATCCCTGAAATTATTGAGATTGTGGAAAAACTGATTGCACGTGGTCATGCTTATGTTGCAGACAATGGTGACGTGATGTTTGATGTAGAAAGCTTTAAAGAATACGGCAAATTATCACGCCAAGATCTTGACCAATTACAAGCGGGTGCACGTATTGAAATTAATGAAATCAAGAAAAATCCAATGGATTTCGTGCTTTGGAAAATGTCGAAAGAAAACGAACCAAGCTGGCCATCCCCATGGGGCGCAGGTCGCCCAGGTTGGCACATTGAATGTTCGGCGATGAACTGCAAACAACTTGGTGAACATTTTGATATTCACGGCGGTGGTTCTGATTTAATGTTCCCGCACCACGAAAATGAAATTGCGCAATCTTGTTGTGCTCACGGTGGCCAATATGTGAATTATTGGATCCATTCTGGCATGATCATGGTAGATAAAGAAAAAATGTCGAAATCCCTCGGCAACTTCTTCACTATTCGTGATGTATTAAACCACTACAATGCAGAAGCGGTACGTTATTTCTTACTAACGGCACACTATCGTAGCCAACTCAATTATAGTGAAGAAAACCTGAATTTAGCACAAGGTGCATTGGAACGTTTGTACACCGCTTTACGTGGCACTGATCAAAGTGCGGTCGCTTTTGGTGGTGAAAATTTTGTGGAAGCCTTCCGTGAAGCCATGGACGATGATTTCAATACGCCTAATGCCCTTTCTGTCCTATTTGAAATGGCGCGTGAAATCAATAAATTGAAAACTGAAGATGCAGAAAAAGCCAATAGTCTTGCTGCGCGTTTACGTGAGTTAGCGGGTATCTTAGGTTTACTTCAACAAGATCCAGAAAAATTCTTACAAGCTGGCTCTGACGATGATGAAGTCGCAAAAATTGAAGCGCTCATCAAACAACGCAACGAAGCTCGTGCAGCTAAAGATTGGGCTGCTGCGGATGCGGCACGTAATGAACTCACCGCGATGGGAATTGTGTTAGAAGATGGCGCCAACGGCACAACGTGGCGTAAACAATAA
- a CDS encoding peptidylprolyl isomerase — protein MVTLHTNFGDIKIQLDFDKAPITAENFLNYCKNGFYNNTIFHRVIDGFMIQGGGMESGMREKATNAPIQNEANNRLSNKRGTIAMARTSDPHSATAQFFINVADNDFLNYRSKEMFGREVVQEWGYAVFGEVVEGMDVVDKIKKVKTGNKGFHQDVPTEDVVITSVSVE, from the coding sequence ATGGTTACATTACACACAAATTTTGGCGATATTAAAATTCAACTTGATTTTGATAAAGCGCCAATCACTGCAGAAAACTTTTTAAATTATTGTAAAAACGGTTTCTATAATAACACAATTTTTCATCGTGTTATTGATGGATTTATGATCCAAGGCGGTGGTATGGAAAGCGGAATGCGTGAAAAAGCAACAAACGCACCGATCCAAAATGAAGCTAATAATCGTTTAAGCAATAAACGTGGCACAATCGCCATGGCGCGTACCTCTGATCCACATTCTGCAACGGCACAATTCTTTATTAACGTGGCAGATAATGACTTCTTAAACTACCGTTCAAAAGAGATGTTTGGCCGTGAAGTCGTGCAAGAATGGGGCTATGCCGTATTCGGTGAAGTGGTAGAAGGCATGGATGTGGTTGATAAAATCAAGAAAGTAAAAACTGGTAATAAAGGTTTCCACCAAGACGTGCCAACAGAAGATGTGGTGATTACATCAGTGTCTGTTGAATAA
- a CDS encoding zinc ribbon domain-containing protein YjdM, producing the protein MDQMPACPKCKGEYVYHDSVNFVCPDCGNEWNGNETVEADEDQLIVKDSNGNLLADGDDVLLIKDLKLKGSSEVLKKGTKFKNIRLVNGDHNVDCGKIMLKSEFLKKA; encoded by the coding sequence ATGGATCAAATGCCAGCTTGCCCAAAATGTAAAGGCGAATATGTTTATCATGATTCTGTGAATTTTGTTTGCCCTGATTGTGGCAATGAGTGGAATGGTAACGAAACAGTTGAAGCCGATGAAGATCAACTGATTGTTAAAGACAGCAACGGTAACTTGTTAGCCGATGGTGATGATGTGCTTTTAATTAAAGATTTAAAATTAAAAGGTTCATCTGAAGTGTTGAAGAAAGGCACGAAATTCAAAAACATCCGTCTGGTAAACGGTGATCACAACGTTGATTGTGGCAAAATTATGTTGAAATCAGAGTTCTTGAAAAAAGCCTAA
- a CDS encoding TatD family hydrolase, whose protein sequence is MPFFDTHTHLDYLHHDTGEPLVQLVDNAKQADVQKILIVAVKESDFKTIQNMIALFPEHLYCGLGLHPLYIKEHQEHDLEILDAALSVRNQNCTAVAEIGLECAIPDLLTDELWQKQQHFLESQLYLAKKYNLSVNLHSRKSHEQLFRFLKQANLPKCGVVHGFSGSYEQAKRFVDLGYKIGVGGTITYERANKTRQAIAKLPLEALVLETDTPDMPVFGFQGQPNRPERIVHTFEALCHLRSENAEEIKEMAWQNSLTLFG, encoded by the coding sequence ATGCCTTTCTTCGATACTCATACCCATCTTGATTATCTTCATCATGATACTGGTGAGCCATTGGTTCAGCTGGTGGATAACGCTAAGCAAGCTGATGTGCAAAAAATTCTAATTGTGGCGGTAAAAGAGTCGGATTTTAAAACAATCCAAAATATGATCGCACTTTTTCCTGAGCATCTTTATTGTGGGCTTGGGTTGCATCCTCTTTATATCAAAGAGCATCAAGAGCATGATTTAGAGATATTGGATGCGGCATTATCTGTTCGTAATCAAAATTGTACAGCCGTAGCAGAAATTGGCTTAGAATGTGCGATTCCCGATTTATTGACGGATGAATTATGGCAAAAACAACAGCACTTTCTGGAGAGTCAGCTTTATTTAGCGAAGAAATATAATCTGTCGGTCAATTTACATAGCCGAAAATCCCATGAGCAATTATTCCGTTTTTTAAAACAAGCCAATTTGCCAAAATGTGGTGTGGTGCATGGTTTTTCTGGAAGTTATGAGCAAGCAAAACGATTTGTGGATTTAGGCTATAAAATTGGCGTAGGCGGTACTATTACTTATGAACGCGCGAATAAAACGCGTCAAGCGATTGCGAAGTTGCCATTAGAGGCGTTGGTGTTAGAAACGGATACACCAGATATGCCGGTGTTTGGCTTTCAAGGGCAACCTAATCGACCAGAGCGGATTGTTCACACCTTTGAGGCGTTATGCCATTTAAGAAGTGAAAATGCTGAAGAGATTAAAGAAATGGCTTGGCAGAATAGCTTAACCTTATTCGGTTAA
- a CDS encoding sigma-70 family RNA polymerase sigma factor — protein sequence METGISDKELTLIREQMLKFATLQVGDSVLAEDLVQESFLSAFNHLEQFKRQAAFKTWVFAILKNKIIDFLRQKGKLVLETEIEDEEQTNHFFDEGGHWKAEHSPLDLEQSESAVYSEEFWLIFETCLTCLPAKQAKIFMMREFLELSSEEICQENQLSISNLHTTLYRARLQLQNCLSHKL from the coding sequence ATGGAAACCGGAATTTCCGATAAAGAACTGACACTAATTAGAGAGCAAATGCTGAAATTTGCCACATTACAGGTGGGCGATTCTGTATTGGCTGAAGATTTGGTGCAAGAGAGTTTTTTAAGTGCATTTAACCATCTTGAACAATTTAAACGACAAGCCGCATTTAAAACCTGGGTCTTTGCTATCTTAAAAAATAAAATCATTGATTTTCTTCGCCAGAAAGGCAAATTAGTGCTAGAAACCGAAATTGAAGATGAAGAACAAACCAATCATTTCTTTGATGAAGGGGGACACTGGAAAGCTGAACATTCCCCACTTGATCTTGAACAGAGCGAGAGTGCGGTCTATTCCGAAGAGTTTTGGCTGATTTTTGAAACTTGTTTAACTTGCCTACCGGCCAAACAAGCCAAGATTTTTATGATGAGAGAGTTTTTGGAATTATCTTCCGAAGAAATTTGCCAAGAAAATCAACTAAGTATAAGTAACTTGCACACGACGCTCTATCGTGCCCGCTTACAACTTCAAAACTGCTTATCTCATAAACTTTAA
- a CDS encoding YtfJ family protein, with protein MKKIMLLSAVMGSLISVNAFAHNIQPNQLLANVTVSDKGEITLNGNDVAYKSWSATALPGKVRVIQHIAGRSAAKEKNQAMIEAIKAAHFNQAKYQTTTIINADDAVVGTGMFVKSSAEKGKKENAHSQVILDDKSAVKNAWGLREKDSVIILLDKTGKVQFVKEGKLTDDEVKEVISRVTALMVK; from the coding sequence ATGAAAAAAATTATGCTTTTGAGTGCAGTTATGGGGAGTTTAATCTCAGTTAATGCATTCGCTCACAATATCCAACCTAACCAACTTTTAGCTAATGTAACGGTTTCAGATAAGGGTGAAATTACTTTAAATGGCAATGATGTGGCGTATAAATCGTGGAGCGCAACGGCATTACCTGGCAAAGTCCGTGTGATTCAGCACATTGCAGGCAGAAGTGCGGCAAAAGAGAAAAATCAAGCAATGATCGAAGCCATCAAAGCCGCTCATTTTAACCAAGCTAAATATCAAACCACGACGATTATTAATGCTGATGATGCTGTTGTGGGCACAGGCATGTTTGTGAAAAGTAGTGCAGAAAAAGGCAAAAAAGAAAATGCCCACAGCCAAGTGATTTTAGATGATAAAAGTGCGGTCAAAAATGCATGGGGATTACGTGAAAAAGACAGCGTGATTATTTTGCTTGATAAAACCGGCAAAGTGCAATTTGTGAAAGAAGGTAAATTGACGGATGATGAAGTCAAGGAAGTCATTTCACGTGTAACAGCGTTAATGGTGAAGTAA
- the pheA gene encoding prephenate dehydratase, whose amino-acid sequence MALELSEIRQQITQIDRSLLKLLSERHRLAYDVVRSKEVTQKALRDLEREQQLLQELIQFSESQNYQLEPQYITAVFQKIIEDSVLTQQVYLQKKLNEQREETLHIAFLGKRGSYSNLAARNYAARYHQQFAEISCDSFAQIFEKVESGESDYGVLPLENTTSGAINEVYDLLQHTNLSLVGELAYPIKHCVLVNEQDDLSKIDTLYSHPQVIQQCSQFIQSLERVHIEYCESSSHAMQLVSSLNKPNIAALGNEDGGKLYGLHVLKHNIANQENNITRFIVVAKQAREVSPQIHTKTLLLMTTSQQAGSLVDALLVFKKHGINMTKLESRPIYGKPWEEMFYLEIEGNIHHPDTQIALEELKQFSNYLKVLGCYPSEIVKPAKV is encoded by the coding sequence ATGGCATTAGAGTTATCCGAAATTCGTCAGCAAATTACGCAAATTGATCGCAGCTTGTTAAAGCTGCTTTCAGAGCGTCACCGGCTGGCATATGATGTAGTAAGAAGCAAAGAAGTGACGCAAAAAGCGTTGCGCGATTTAGAGCGCGAGCAGCAACTGTTACAAGAGCTTATTCAATTTTCTGAAAGTCAAAATTATCAGCTTGAACCGCAATATATTACCGCAGTCTTCCAAAAGATCATTGAAGATTCTGTGCTCACACAGCAAGTGTATTTACAGAAAAAGCTCAATGAGCAACGAGAAGAAACGTTACATATCGCTTTCTTAGGCAAGCGTGGTTCTTACTCTAATTTGGCTGCGCGTAATTATGCTGCTCGCTACCATCAGCAATTTGCTGAAATCAGCTGTGATTCCTTTGCTCAAATTTTTGAAAAGGTTGAAAGTGGGGAATCTGATTATGGCGTACTTCCTTTAGAAAACACCACATCAGGCGCAATTAATGAAGTTTATGATTTACTTCAACATACCAACTTATCTTTGGTAGGCGAGTTGGCTTATCCTATCAAGCATTGTGTTTTAGTGAATGAACAGGATGATTTAAGCAAAATTGATACACTTTATAGCCATCCACAGGTGATCCAGCAGTGTAGTCAATTTATTCAAAGTCTTGAGCGAGTGCATATCGAGTACTGCGAAAGTAGCTCTCATGCCATGCAGCTTGTGTCAAGCTTGAATAAACCGAATATTGCGGCACTGGGCAATGAAGATGGCGGCAAGCTTTACGGCTTACATGTGTTAAAACATAATATTGCGAATCAAGAAAACAATATTACTCGTTTTATTGTGGTAGCCAAACAAGCTCGAGAAGTTTCACCGCAAATTCATACTAAAACCTTATTGTTGATGACAACATCGCAACAAGCGGGTTCTTTGGTGGATGCTTTACTTGTGTTTAAAAAGCATGGTATTAATATGACCAAGCTTGAATCTCGTCCTATTTATGGAAAACCTTGGGAAGAAATGTTCTATTTGGAAATTGAAGGAAATATTCATCATCCTGATACCCAAATCGCCTTGGAAGAGCTTAAGCAGTTCAGTAATTATCTGAAAGTACTTGGTTGTTATCCAAGTGAAATTGTGAAACCTGCGAAGGTATAA